Proteins encoded by one window of Aphis gossypii isolate Hap1 chromosome X, ASM2018417v2, whole genome shotgun sequence:
- the LOC114125962 gene encoding microprocessor complex subunit DGCR8-like gives MSSTDSDDSLEQPLWKKIKLSDINEQSSDRDISIDKDNQNFDEIEMDNYFDLKDQNLNKNLSSGVSDDEDYNINKYEDSGSEDYVPISDGEFELEKYVINETNSKTSDNEKSNDESVKDVDDDDNNYKNSEKINTEPYTSMGIDNNEVYDLLDKAYRDKNKTLSEHKKKTVTQDDYKEYEKIVLEEVCKNHFDILPENWIEAVHKSGMPIYLHKKTRVVTLSRPYFLGPGDPKSHLAPLSAISCLQYQKGLENKEIMKNEPDFQISKLGDMIIPNAKVETVQENIIKESLTHAELRKYCQSIFKFKIKKEKSSCKMLEKDNIKTEISSNTLKSTKERPSLPDSTKLISFPVQTKDHDKQCNRRREWILNPNGKSYVSILHEYLQQALQTQPWYEFTELENTETPFSATVILNDVQYGVGVGYSKKQAKLNAAQATLDILIPEMKNKIDSDIKNQRDPVIFDQIKVTDPRITEFCAKTTEPSPYSMLLVCLQRNFGECEIATEYKLNIRQRMLNQCTMTVGKHTASVACKNKREGKQKASQIILGLLHPHIDNWGSLLRLYGNRSIKNAKEKKREELEITQLQSKAVANQPNFAILNKLKEEMLKIRDQRKLEETNEVLGLPQTMVSTTCPYTIEIPSSSTSSN, from the exons ATGTCGAGCACTGATTCTGATGATAGTTTAGAACAACCtctttggaaaaaaattaaactatcgGATATAAATGAACAATCATCTGATAGAGATATTTCAATCGACAAAGATAATCAAAATTTCGATGAAATTGAAATGgacaattattttgatctCAAAGaccaaaatttgaataaaaatctttCTTCTGGAGTATCTGATGatgaagattataatattaataaatatgaagatAGTGGAAGTGAAGATTATGTACCCATTTCTGATGGTGAATTTGAGTTAGAAAAGTATgtaataaatgaaacaaattcCAAGACTAGTGATAATGAAAAATCTAATGATGAATCTGTTAAAGATGTTGACGATgatgacaataattataaaaatagtgaaaaaataaatactgaacCATATACATCCATGGGTATAGATAATAACGAAGTATATGATTTACTAGATAAAGCTTAtagagacaaaaataaaaccctCAGTGAACATAAAAAGAAAACTGTTACTCAAGATGACTATaaagaatatgaaaaaattgtgttagaagaagtatgtaaaaatcattttgatatattaccTGAAAATTGGATTGAAGCCGTTCATAAAAGTGGCATGcctatttatttacacaagAAAACCAGAGTTGTGACATTATCAAGACCCTATTTTTTAGGACCAGGTGATCCTAAATCACATTTAGCCCCGTTGTCAGCAATTAGTTGTTTACAATATCAAAAAGGTCTTGAGAATaaagaaattatgaaaaatgaacCTGATTTTCAGATTAGTAAACTTGGAGATATGATTATACCAAATGCTAAAGTAGAGACTgtacaagaaaatattattaaagaatccTTAACACATGCAGAACTTCGAAAATATTgtcaatcaatatttaa gtttaagattaaaaaagaaaaatcttcTTGTAAAATGCTGGAAaaggataatataaaaacagaaatttcTAGTAACACACTAAAGAGTACCAAAGAAAGACCTTCACTTCCAGATAGTACTAAACTAATATCATTTCCAGTTCAAACTAAGGATCACGATAAACAATGTAATCGTCGTCGTGAATGGATATTGAATCCCAATGGTAAAAGTTATGTGAGCATATtacatgaatatttacaacaaGCATTGCAAACCCAACCTTGGTATGAGTTTACAGAACTTGAAAATACAGAAACACCTTTTTCTGCTACTGTTATACTTAATGATGTCCAATATGGTGTCGGTGTGGGTTATAGTAAGAAACAAGCAAAACTTAATGCTGCTCAAGCCACCTTAGATATATTGATACcggaaatgaaaaataaaatagactcagatattaaaaatcaacgtGATCCAGTAATATTTGACCAAATTAAAGTCACTGACCCTAGAATTACTGAATTCTGCGCTAAAACCACAGAACCTAGTCCGTATTCTATGTTATTAGTGTGTTTACAAAGGAATTTTGGTGAATGTGAAATAGCtactgaatataaattaaacatacgtCAAAGAATGTTAAATCAATGCACAATGACGGTTGGTAAACACACAGCTTCTGTtgcttgtaaaaataaaagggAAGGCAAACAAAAAGCTTCTCAAATAATACTGGGTTTATTACATCCACACATTGATAATTGGGGTTCATTGTTAAGGCTTTACGGTAATCGTAGCATCAAGAAcgctaaagaaaaaaaacgagaAGAGTTAGAAATCACTCAGCTTCAAAGTAAAGCTGTTGCGAATCAACCTAATTttgctatattaaataaacttaaagaagaaatgttaaaaattcgGGACCAAAGAAAATTAGAAGAAACCAATGAAGTGTTAGGACTACCCCAGACAATGGTTAGTACAACATGTCCATATACTATAGAAATTCCATCATCTTCAACAAGTTCtaactaa
- the LOC114125954 gene encoding tau-tubulin kinase homolog Asator isoform X1, producing MSSEDLLQPGHIVKERWKVARKIGGGGFGEIYEGQDLITKELIALKVESARQPKQVLKMEVAVLKKLQGKEHVCRFIGCGRNERFNYVVMQLQGKNLAELRRAQPRGAFSLSTTLRLGVQILKAIESIHEVGFLHRDIKPSNFAIGRLYQNSRCVFMLDYGLARQFTTANGEVRTPRTAAGFRGTVRYASLNAHKNKEMGRHDDLWSLFYMLAEFVNGQLPWRKIKDKEQVGVMKENYDHRSLLKHLPSDLRQFLEHIQSLEYADKPDYNMLTGLFERCMKRRGVKESDQFDWEKTTETVQPAVTVSVITNNTTPVVSRPITCTSYGADINNQLVTSTVDNGHEEEPDNKKNTPEEQIQCDNNIIYRRAQKLESDANNSGSNKIISSDKICNATSSTPLDHLPIPKSSPKKVVQRRAVSMPGLERETEMLEASKRNSSQTNCAVDSGFPPTPLNVEGVPNSDLGNLNTSVVATQEANKVTTASSPLVEADSIVNQIKKEQRSLHFARRQATPNRQILKSSATTARDVTYTQFAVIDDDNLSAMQQVTRGGGGLTLMSQWKSQFDDSEETDNEWKAENLQSPEHRLSLHGVSLSGKDNICSQYPNNCKTPDKVSGKDQLAQCFSKCSDNMINNSVLSRAWSEIQIATKIRTNLEPPWLQEAVFDDIVYELDTSRNIAVRNSEKSITKKLRRSISLANISLSIIPKKEFQTQFIQQTKMKLKVPSLQVTTNTTRSSNDGDELSGKLFADESLKNGNDVSENCPMETVSGKLEIRVVDRHLNDNDNYCDTTTSKPIVCIEEDDEAHRKWARNRNSSDIVNINGKNFDENELSNISIKSFSSSDQNNKISDHSRSKKPPQPTVLNKNSKIPLPVNQKLSESNEVNLALFSDESKSSATSNSGKQLPEALLKCRSQNLSTEVRSKPLTSEEIDDQYTPGLRRRRQLQDKYVTDPSQLNLRFQRPQMRKSRESYYRSRFSGSQDDNTGLFSNYRPVSGSSSRSLERNYESDILSSPTLIPPPSMYSSDVQTLVENNARCRRYQIFKPTELARD from the exons gtaAAGAACATGTATGTCGTTTTATTGGCTGTGGAAGAAATGAACgatttaattatgttgtaaTGCAGTTACAAGGAAAAAATTTAGCTGAGCTGAGAAGAGCACAGCCAAGAGGTGCTTTTTCATTATCTACCACTTTAAGATTAGGTGTTCAAATTCTAAAAGCTATAGAAAGTATTCATGAAGTTGGATTTTTACACAGAGATATAAAACCT tcAAATTTTGCTATTGGAAGACTTTATCAAAATTCCCGTTGTGTTTTCATGTTGGATTATGGTCTAGCTAGACAATTCACAACAGCCAACGGTGAAGTTCGAACTCCTAGAACTGCTGCTGGTTTCCGTGGTACTGTAAGATATGCCTCATTGAATGCccacaaaaataaa GAAATGGGAAGACATGATGACCTTtggtcattattttatatgctgGCGGAGTTTGTAAATGGTCAGTTGCCTTGGCGAAAGATTAAAGATAAAGAACAAGTTGGTGTTATGAAAGAAAATTATGATCATCGTTCACTTCTTAAACATCTTCCATCAGATCTTCGTCAGTTTCTTGAACATATTCAG TCTCTTGAATATGCAGACAAGccagattataatatgttaacggGTCTTTTTGAACGATGTATGAAAAGGCGTGGTGTTAAAGAAAGTGATCAATTTGACTGGGAGAAAACTACTGAAACTGTTCAACCAGCAGTTACTGTTAgtgttattacaaataataccaCACCAGTTGTCTCCAGGCCGATCACTTGCACATCCTATGGTGCAGATATTAACAATCAACTAGTCACATCTACTGTAGATAATGGACACGAGGAAGAACcagacaataaaaaaaatactccagag GAGCAAATAcaatgtgataataatataatttaccgaCGTGCCCAAAAACTTGAATCTGATGCAAATAATTCAggttctaataaaattatttcttctgataaaatttgtaatgCTACATCCAGTACACCATTAGATCATTTACCAATtccaaaaa gTTCTCCTAAGAAAGTAGTTCAGCGAAGAGCTGTTTCTATGCCTGGTTTGGAAAGAGAAACAGAAATGTTAGAAGCTTCTAAGCGTAATTCTTCCCAAACTAACTGTGCGGTCGATTCTGGTTTCCCACCAACACCATTAAATGTTGAAGGTGTTCCCAATTCAGATCTTGGTAATTTGAATACTTCAGTTGTTGCAACACAAGAAGCTAATaaag ttacAACAGCCAGTTCTCCCCTGGTTGAAGCAGATAGTAttgtaaatcaaattaaaaaagaacaaCGCAGCTTACATTTTGCTAGGCGACAAGCTACTCCTAATAGGCAAATCTTAAAATCTTCTGCCACTACTGCCAGAGATGTCACATATACTCAATTTGCAGTAATTGATGATGATAACTTATCTGCAATGCAGCAAGTGACACGTGGTGGAGGAG GTTTAACTCTTATGTCACAATGGAAATCACAATTTGACGACTCAGAAGAAACTGATAACGAGTGGAAGGCAGAAAATCTTCAAAGCCCTGAACATAGATTAAGTTTACATGGTGTCTCTTTG agTGGAAAAGATAACATTTGTTCCCAATACCCTAACAATTGTAAGACACCAGATAAGGTATCTGGTAAAGATCAGTTAGCacaatgtttttcaaaatgctctgataatatgataaataattcagtCTTATCGCGAGCTTGGAGTGAAATACAAATTGCTACAAAAATAAG AACAAACCTTGAACCACCCTGGTTACAAGAAGCTGTCTTTGATGATATCGTGTATGAACTTGATACTAGTAGAAATATAGCTGTAAGGAACTCTGAAAAAAGTATTACAAAGAAATTACGAAGATCTATTAGCCTGGCT AACATTAGTTTGAGCATTATTCCTAAAAAAGAATTTCAAACTCAATTCAtacaacaaacaaaaatgaaattaaaagttCCTTCTCTACAAGTTACCACTAACACAACCAGATCTTCCAATGATGGTGATGAATTATCGGGAAAATTATTTGCCGATGAATCACTAAAAAATG GGAATGATGTATCTGAAAATTGCCCAATGGAAACAGTATCTGGAAAATTGGAAATAAGAGTCGTTGATCGACATCtgaatgataatgataattactGTGACACAACAACCTCAAAACCGATTGTGTGTATCGAGGAAGATGATGAAG CTCACCGAAAATGGGCTAGAAACAGAAATAGTAGTGATATTGTGAACATAAATGGGaaaaattttgatgaaaacgaattatctaatattagtataaaatcttTTTCCTCTTCCgatcaaaataacaaaatctcAGATCATAgcag AAGTAAAAAACCACCTCAACCCACAGTTCTTaacaaaaacagtaaaattccATTACCCGTCAACCAAAAATTATCAGAATCAAATGAAGTAAATTTGGCATTGTtcag tgATGAATCAAAATCGAGTGCGACTAGTAATAGTGGAAAACAACTACCAGAAGCACTATTAAAATGTCGTAGCCAAAATTTATCTACAGAAGTGCGTAGTAAACCACTGACTTCTGAAGAAATTGATGATCAGTACACTCCTGGTCTCAGAAGACGACGACAACTTCAAGATAAATATGTAACTGACCCATCTCAATTAAATTTACGATTTCAAAGACCTCAAATGCGAAAATCGAGGGAATCGTATTATAGATCAAG attttctgGTAGTCAAGATGACAATACcggattattttcaaattatagacCTGTATCTGGGTCATCAAGTAGAAGTCTTGAAAGAAATTATGAGTCTGATATTTTATCATCTCCTACCTTGATACCACCACCGAGTATGTATTCGTCAGATGTTCAAACTCTTGTCGAAAATAATGctag ATGTCGTCGGTACCAAATTTTTAAACCTACTGAGCTTGCAAGggattaa
- the LOC114125954 gene encoding rho-associated protein kinase 1 isoform X2: MSSEDLLQPGHIVKERWKVARKIGGGGFGEIYEGQDLITKELIALKVESARQPKQVLKMEVAVLKKLQGKEHVCRFIGCGRNERFNYVVMQLQGKNLAELRRAQPRGAFSLSTTLRLGVQILKAIESIHEVGFLHRDIKPSNFAIGRLYQNSRCVFMLDYGLARQFTTANGEVRTPRTAAGFRGTVRYASLNAHKNKEMGRHDDLWSLFYMLAEFVNGQLPWRKIKDKEQVGVMKENYDHRSLLKHLPSDLRQFLEHIQSLEYADKPDYNMLTGLFERCMKRRGVKESDQFDWEKTTETVQPAVTVSVITNNTTPVVSRPITCTSYGADINNQLVTSTVDNGHEEEPDNKKNTPEEQIQCDNNIIYRRAQKLESDANNSGSNKIISSDKICNATSSTPLDHLPIPKSSPKKVVQRRAVSMPGLERETEMLEASKRNSSQTNCAVDSGFPPTPLNVEGVPNSDLGNLNTSVVATQEANKVTTASSPLVEADSIVNQIKKEQRSLHFARRQATPNRQILKSSATTARDVTYTQFAVIDDDNLSAMQQVTRGGGGLTLMSQWKSQFDDSEETDNEWKAENLQSPEHRLSLHGVSLSGKDNICSQYPNNCKTPDKVSGKDQLAQCFSKCSDNMINNSVLSRAWSEIQIATKIRTNLEPPWLQEAVFDDIVYELDTSRNIAVRNSEKSITKKLRRSISLANISLSIIPKKEFQTQFIQQTKMKLKVPSLQVTTNTTRSSNDGDELSGKLFADESLKNAHRKWARNRNSSDIVNINGKNFDENELSNISIKSFSSSDQNNKISDHSRSKKPPQPTVLNKNSKIPLPVNQKLSESNEVNLALFSDESKSSATSNSGKQLPEALLKCRSQNLSTEVRSKPLTSEEIDDQYTPGLRRRRQLQDKYVTDPSQLNLRFQRPQMRKSRESYYRSRFSGSQDDNTGLFSNYRPVSGSSSRSLERNYESDILSSPTLIPPPSMYSSDVQTLVENNARCRRYQIFKPTELARD; the protein is encoded by the exons gtaAAGAACATGTATGTCGTTTTATTGGCTGTGGAAGAAATGAACgatttaattatgttgtaaTGCAGTTACAAGGAAAAAATTTAGCTGAGCTGAGAAGAGCACAGCCAAGAGGTGCTTTTTCATTATCTACCACTTTAAGATTAGGTGTTCAAATTCTAAAAGCTATAGAAAGTATTCATGAAGTTGGATTTTTACACAGAGATATAAAACCT tcAAATTTTGCTATTGGAAGACTTTATCAAAATTCCCGTTGTGTTTTCATGTTGGATTATGGTCTAGCTAGACAATTCACAACAGCCAACGGTGAAGTTCGAACTCCTAGAACTGCTGCTGGTTTCCGTGGTACTGTAAGATATGCCTCATTGAATGCccacaaaaataaa GAAATGGGAAGACATGATGACCTTtggtcattattttatatgctgGCGGAGTTTGTAAATGGTCAGTTGCCTTGGCGAAAGATTAAAGATAAAGAACAAGTTGGTGTTATGAAAGAAAATTATGATCATCGTTCACTTCTTAAACATCTTCCATCAGATCTTCGTCAGTTTCTTGAACATATTCAG TCTCTTGAATATGCAGACAAGccagattataatatgttaacggGTCTTTTTGAACGATGTATGAAAAGGCGTGGTGTTAAAGAAAGTGATCAATTTGACTGGGAGAAAACTACTGAAACTGTTCAACCAGCAGTTACTGTTAgtgttattacaaataataccaCACCAGTTGTCTCCAGGCCGATCACTTGCACATCCTATGGTGCAGATATTAACAATCAACTAGTCACATCTACTGTAGATAATGGACACGAGGAAGAACcagacaataaaaaaaatactccagag GAGCAAATAcaatgtgataataatataatttaccgaCGTGCCCAAAAACTTGAATCTGATGCAAATAATTCAggttctaataaaattatttcttctgataaaatttgtaatgCTACATCCAGTACACCATTAGATCATTTACCAATtccaaaaa gTTCTCCTAAGAAAGTAGTTCAGCGAAGAGCTGTTTCTATGCCTGGTTTGGAAAGAGAAACAGAAATGTTAGAAGCTTCTAAGCGTAATTCTTCCCAAACTAACTGTGCGGTCGATTCTGGTTTCCCACCAACACCATTAAATGTTGAAGGTGTTCCCAATTCAGATCTTGGTAATTTGAATACTTCAGTTGTTGCAACACAAGAAGCTAATaaag ttacAACAGCCAGTTCTCCCCTGGTTGAAGCAGATAGTAttgtaaatcaaattaaaaaagaacaaCGCAGCTTACATTTTGCTAGGCGACAAGCTACTCCTAATAGGCAAATCTTAAAATCTTCTGCCACTACTGCCAGAGATGTCACATATACTCAATTTGCAGTAATTGATGATGATAACTTATCTGCAATGCAGCAAGTGACACGTGGTGGAGGAG GTTTAACTCTTATGTCACAATGGAAATCACAATTTGACGACTCAGAAGAAACTGATAACGAGTGGAAGGCAGAAAATCTTCAAAGCCCTGAACATAGATTAAGTTTACATGGTGTCTCTTTG agTGGAAAAGATAACATTTGTTCCCAATACCCTAACAATTGTAAGACACCAGATAAGGTATCTGGTAAAGATCAGTTAGCacaatgtttttcaaaatgctctgataatatgataaataattcagtCTTATCGCGAGCTTGGAGTGAAATACAAATTGCTACAAAAATAAG AACAAACCTTGAACCACCCTGGTTACAAGAAGCTGTCTTTGATGATATCGTGTATGAACTTGATACTAGTAGAAATATAGCTGTAAGGAACTCTGAAAAAAGTATTACAAAGAAATTACGAAGATCTATTAGCCTGGCT AACATTAGTTTGAGCATTATTCCTAAAAAAGAATTTCAAACTCAATTCAtacaacaaacaaaaatgaaattaaaagttCCTTCTCTACAAGTTACCACTAACACAACCAGATCTTCCAATGATGGTGATGAATTATCGGGAAAATTATTTGCCGATGAATCACTAAAAAATG CTCACCGAAAATGGGCTAGAAACAGAAATAGTAGTGATATTGTGAACATAAATGGGaaaaattttgatgaaaacgaattatctaatattagtataaaatcttTTTCCTCTTCCgatcaaaataacaaaatctcAGATCATAgcag AAGTAAAAAACCACCTCAACCCACAGTTCTTaacaaaaacagtaaaattccATTACCCGTCAACCAAAAATTATCAGAATCAAATGAAGTAAATTTGGCATTGTtcag tgATGAATCAAAATCGAGTGCGACTAGTAATAGTGGAAAACAACTACCAGAAGCACTATTAAAATGTCGTAGCCAAAATTTATCTACAGAAGTGCGTAGTAAACCACTGACTTCTGAAGAAATTGATGATCAGTACACTCCTGGTCTCAGAAGACGACGACAACTTCAAGATAAATATGTAACTGACCCATCTCAATTAAATTTACGATTTCAAAGACCTCAAATGCGAAAATCGAGGGAATCGTATTATAGATCAAG attttctgGTAGTCAAGATGACAATACcggattattttcaaattatagacCTGTATCTGGGTCATCAAGTAGAAGTCTTGAAAGAAATTATGAGTCTGATATTTTATCATCTCCTACCTTGATACCACCACCGAGTATGTATTCGTCAGATGTTCAAACTCTTGTCGAAAATAATGctag ATGTCGTCGGTACCAAATTTTTAAACCTACTGAGCTTGCAAGggattaa